The following proteins are co-located in the Candidatus Accumulibacter cognatus genome:
- a CDS encoding TIGR02099 family protein, protein MAKVSLRRPPLMRQDELRPAVYHRLHHLLPVISHPAARWLGRIAVRAFWLLYFAFVLLVLALRYLILPNIESYRPEIERQVSQVLGLSVGIGRIEARWQGINPDLILSDVRIADAQGQPALTFTRVESILSWSSLPRWQLRLRLLRITEPTLHLRRDRDGNLFVAGIAVGKPDNDSGIADWVLVQKRIRINGATVVWEDAQRNAPPLILEDVNLALDNDGRRHRFGLTALPTAELASRIDLRGDFHGRDSTRMASWKGQLFAQIDYADLAVWRTWIDYPLALPYGRGAVRAWAGFADGSLQELTADLSLNKVNLRLGKDLPALELEHMSGRLGARFSATGASVDGRRIELVTRAVEGDAPVPAISIEPTDFHVDWQRPATAGSVPRGHATASTLELDALAALAAYLPLGAGSRQLLNDFAPRGRISELRAGWQGDAENLQAYSLTGRFDGLALKPGGRFPGVTGLSGSLEASEQGGTVQLRSQQVNIALPDIFPESSIALDTLNAQARWKIGKGQVEVELARAEFAGPDAAGIAQGSYFNSGEGPGSIDLTATLSRADARAVWRYLPAAINVDARHWLRDALKAGAASEAKLILKGDLAKFPFLDRKQGQFLVTVKAQGVTLDYGTGWPLISGIDADLRFEGTGMVVMARRGTILGARLTETHAEIPDFDAPVSTLRVRGRADGETSEFLKFIKLSPVAGQIDHFTDQMSAIGKGHLDIALEIPLAEARLGESRIAGTYTLLANEVNVDPALPPLQQVKGSLQFSETSLRVPEINAQLFGGQVRISGGLQDGKVLVMAEGTLAVNDLRRRAEWPLLDKLSGSTAYRAELRVRKRDIELMLDSNLVGVASTLPAPLGKSAGDALALHFEMAPQPATNMRAAEPIRREQLRATIGNVFNMQLIRRKQGDETFPERAAIMVGRPLAVLPERGFNIGISVPSLDVGYWQALLQRGGDEEGTGSGLPVSVDLKADEVILLGSSYTRVSMGVSGATSQWRGAVQSDQAVGNFVWDGSGSGKLKAQFKKWRRPEKVSKDAEPGEALKKLPALDIVVDDFTVGKHRFGRLDMQAHNDGGIWRLDKIELLNPHARLSGSGQWQISAANRTQLDFTLESSDVGKLLDRLGYAGAVRAGNATMKGKIGWNGEPDRLDYATLSGDMELDASKGQFLKLDPGAGKLLGLISLQGLPRRLSFDFGDVFSEGFAFDSIHGKMTVSSGLMHTQRLQIDGPAAHVVMRGDADLKNETQHLRVTVQPELGSSAALGVAVINPLAGIATLLADKILQGPLNKVFAFEYLVTGKWDDPKVERISRSGAPTPPADLPIPANPDRSPQ, encoded by the coding sequence TTGGCCAAAGTCTCCCTGCGCCGGCCACCTCTGATGCGGCAGGACGAGCTGCGCCCGGCGGTCTACCATCGCCTGCATCATCTGCTGCCCGTGATTTCGCATCCGGCAGCGCGGTGGCTCGGGCGTATCGCGGTGCGTGCCTTCTGGCTGCTCTATTTTGCTTTCGTGCTGCTGGTGCTGGCGCTGCGCTATCTGATCCTGCCGAACATCGAGAGTTATCGGCCGGAAATCGAACGCCAGGTCAGCCAGGTGCTTGGCCTGTCGGTCGGCATCGGACGCATTGAAGCTCGCTGGCAAGGGATCAATCCCGACCTGATCCTCTCCGATGTGCGCATTGCCGACGCGCAGGGACAGCCGGCGCTGACCTTTACACGCGTCGAGAGCATCCTCTCGTGGTCGTCGCTGCCACGTTGGCAGTTGCGGCTGCGCCTGTTGCGGATCACCGAACCGACGCTGCATCTGCGGCGCGACCGCGACGGGAATTTGTTTGTTGCCGGCATCGCCGTCGGCAAACCGGACAACGACAGCGGTATCGCAGACTGGGTGCTGGTCCAGAAGCGCATTCGCATCAACGGCGCAACGGTGGTCTGGGAGGACGCGCAGCGCAATGCGCCGCCACTGATTCTCGAAGATGTGAACCTGGCGCTCGACAACGACGGGCGGCGGCACCGCTTCGGACTGACCGCGTTGCCAACAGCGGAACTGGCGTCAAGAATCGATCTGCGAGGGGATTTTCACGGTAGGGACAGTACGCGCATGGCCTCCTGGAAAGGTCAGCTCTTTGCTCAGATCGACTATGCCGATCTGGCGGTCTGGCGCACCTGGATCGATTACCCGCTGGCCTTGCCTTATGGCCGCGGCGCCGTGCGCGCCTGGGCCGGCTTTGCCGACGGAAGCCTGCAGGAACTGACTGCGGACCTTTCGCTCAACAAGGTCAATCTGCGCCTGGGAAAAGATCTCCCGGCGCTCGAACTCGAACACATGTCCGGCCGCCTCGGTGCGCGCTTTTCAGCAACCGGAGCAAGCGTTGATGGGCGGCGCATCGAACTGGTGACGCGTGCTGTCGAAGGCGACGCACCGGTGCCCGCCATTTCTATCGAGCCGACCGATTTTCACGTCGACTGGCAGCGTCCAGCCACGGCCGGCAGCGTACCGCGTGGTCACGCTACGGCCAGCACGCTGGAACTCGACGCGCTCGCAGCACTGGCGGCCTATCTGCCGCTCGGCGCCGGGTCACGGCAGTTGCTGAATGACTTTGCACCACGCGGACGCATCAGCGAACTGCGTGCCGGTTGGCAGGGCGACGCCGAGAACCTGCAGGCTTATTCGCTGACAGGCCGTTTCGATGGCCTGGCGCTCAAGCCTGGTGGTCGTTTCCCAGGCGTCACGGGCTTGTCCGGCTCGCTCGAGGCCAGCGAACAGGGAGGGACCGTGCAGCTGCGTTCGCAGCAGGTAAACATCGCACTGCCCGACATATTTCCCGAATCATCGATCGCGCTCGACACCCTGAATGCACAAGCCCGATGGAAAATCGGCAAGGGCCAGGTCGAGGTCGAATTGGCGCGCGCCGAGTTTGCCGGACCCGATGCGGCCGGTATTGCGCAGGGCAGCTACTTCAACTCCGGCGAAGGACCGGGCAGCATCGACCTGACGGCAACACTCAGCCGCGCCGACGCGCGCGCGGTCTGGCGCTACCTGCCGGCAGCGATCAACGTCGACGCGCGTCACTGGCTGCGTGACGCCCTCAAGGCTGGGGCGGCGAGCGAAGCCAAGCTCATCCTGAAAGGCGATCTGGCGAAGTTCCCGTTTCTCGACCGCAAACAGGGACAGTTTCTGGTCACCGTCAAGGCGCAGGGAGTGACCCTGGATTACGGAACCGGCTGGCCGTTGATCAGCGGTATCGATGCCGATCTTCGCTTTGAAGGGACCGGCATGGTGGTGATGGCGCGGCGTGGCACGATTCTTGGCGCCCGATTGACCGAGACGCACGCCGAGATTCCCGACTTTGATGCACCGGTGTCCACCCTCAGAGTGAGGGGGCGTGCCGACGGAGAAACGTCGGAATTTCTGAAGTTCATCAAGCTCAGCCCGGTCGCGGGCCAGATCGACCACTTCACCGACCAGATGAGTGCCATCGGCAAGGGTCATCTGGATATTGCGCTGGAGATTCCGTTGGCCGAGGCACGGCTCGGCGAATCCAGGATTGCCGGCACCTATACCCTACTGGCCAACGAAGTGAACGTCGACCCCGCGCTGCCCCCCCTGCAGCAGGTCAAGGGAAGCCTGCAGTTCTCCGAAACCAGCCTGCGCGTACCGGAGATCAACGCCCAACTGTTCGGTGGCCAGGTCAGGATTAGCGGTGGGTTACAGGACGGCAAGGTGCTGGTGATGGCCGAAGGCACGCTGGCCGTGAACGACTTGCGTCGGCGCGCGGAATGGCCGCTGCTCGACAAGCTATCCGGAAGCACCGCTTATCGTGCCGAGTTAAGGGTCCGCAAGCGCGATATCGAGCTGATGCTGGACTCTAATCTGGTCGGCGTCGCGTCGACCCTGCCGGCACCCCTCGGCAAGAGCGCTGGCGACGCACTGGCCCTGCATTTCGAGATGGCGCCGCAGCCGGCGACCAATATGCGTGCCGCAGAGCCGATTCGCCGCGAGCAGTTGCGCGCAACCATCGGCAATGTGTTCAACATGCAGTTGATCCGCCGCAAGCAGGGCGACGAGACTTTTCCGGAACGGGCGGCGATCATGGTGGGGCGGCCATTGGCAGTGTTGCCGGAACGCGGATTCAACATTGGGATCAGCGTCCCGTCACTGGATGTCGGCTATTGGCAAGCACTGCTGCAGCGCGGCGGCGATGAAGAGGGTACCGGTTCCGGCCTTCCGGTCTCGGTCGATCTCAAGGCGGACGAAGTCATCCTGCTTGGCTCCTCCTACACCCGGGTCAGCATGGGGGTGTCGGGGGCGACTTCACAATGGCGGGGGGCAGTGCAATCGGATCAGGCGGTCGGCAACTTTGTCTGGGATGGATCGGGCAGCGGCAAGCTGAAGGCGCAGTTCAAGAAATGGCGCCGTCCCGAGAAGGTGAGCAAGGACGCAGAACCCGGAGAGGCGCTCAAGAAGCTGCCGGCCCTCGACATCGTGGTCGATGACTTCACGGTCGGCAAGCATCGCTTTGGGCGTCTGGATATGCAGGCGCACAACGATGGCGGGATTTGGCGGCTCGACAAGATCGAATTGCTCAACCCCCATGCAAGGCTGTCTGGCAGCGGGCAGTGGCAGATCAGCGCGGCCAACCGCACGCAACTCGATTTCACACTGGAGAGCAGCGATGTCGGCAAGTTGCTCGACCGGCTGGGATACGCCGGAGCGGTACGTGCCGGCAACGCGACGATGAAGGGGAAAATCGGCTGGAACGGGGAACCGGATCGGCTCGACTACGCGACGCTGAGTGGTGACATGGAACTCGATGCCAGCAAGGGACAGTTCCTGAAGCTCGACCCAGGGGCTGGCAAGCTGCTCGGCCTGATCAGCCTGCAAGGCCTGCCGCGTCGCCTGAGCTTCGATTTCGGTGATGTCTTCAGCGAAGGTTTCGCTTTCGACAGCATTCACGGCAAAATGACGGTCAGCAGCGGGCTGATGCACACCCAGCGCCTGCAAATCGATGGCCCGGCGGCGCACGTGGTGATGCGTGGCGACGCCGACCTGAAAAATGAAACACAGCATCTCAGGGTGACCGTGCAGCCCGAACTCGGCAGCAGCGCGGCTCTGGGAGTCGCCGTGATCAATCCGCTGGCCGGCATCGCCACCCTGCTGGCGGATAAAATTTTGCAGGGTCCGCTCAACAAGGTATTTGCTTTCGAGTATCTGGTTACCGGCAAATGGGACGACCCCAAAGTGGAGAGAATTTCCCGCTCGGGGGCCCCGACGCCGCCCGCTGACTTGCCAATCCCCGCCAACCCCGACCGGAGTCCGCAATGA
- a CDS encoding carbon-nitrogen hydrolase family protein, whose product MNPHLSDLPGDPPAVPTLRVAALQMVSTPRVEENLRAAARLIDEAVLQGAELLALPEYFAIMGMRDDDKVKLREIDGHGPIQDFLAASARAHGIWLIGGSLPLCSEHPDKVLNSSLVYDPQGQRVARYDKIHLFGFRQGIESYDERATIEAGRQPAAFSTPFGRVGLSICYDLRFPELYRSLGVTELLVIPAAFTETTGRAHWEILLRARAIENQCYVLAVAQGGRHQNGRETHGNSMLVDPWGTILDRKLKGPGIVIADLERARLDEVRASLPALGHRVM is encoded by the coding sequence ATGAACCCCCACCTCAGTGATCTGCCAGGCGACCCGCCCGCTGTCCCGACACTGCGGGTCGCTGCGCTGCAAATGGTTTCGACACCGCGCGTCGAGGAGAACCTGCGCGCCGCTGCCCGCCTGATCGACGAAGCGGTCCTGCAGGGCGCCGAACTGCTCGCGCTGCCCGAGTATTTCGCGATCATGGGGATGCGTGACGACGACAAGGTCAAGCTGCGGGAAATCGATGGGCATGGACCCATCCAGGACTTCCTGGCAGCGAGTGCCCGCGCACACGGCATCTGGTTGATCGGCGGCTCGCTGCCGCTGTGCAGCGAGCATCCCGACAAGGTCCTCAATTCGAGTCTGGTCTACGATCCGCAGGGGCAGCGAGTCGCGCGTTACGACAAGATCCACCTGTTCGGCTTCCGGCAGGGTATCGAGTCCTACGATGAGCGGGCGACGATCGAAGCCGGTCGTCAGCCGGCCGCCTTCAGCACGCCTTTTGGCCGGGTTGGCTTGTCGATCTGTTACGATCTCAGATTTCCGGAGCTTTATCGTTCGCTAGGCGTTACCGAGTTGCTGGTCATTCCGGCAGCCTTTACCGAAACCACCGGGCGGGCACATTGGGAGATTCTGTTGCGGGCGCGGGCAATCGAGAATCAGTGCTATGTGCTGGCCGTGGCGCAGGGCGGCCGCCACCAGAACGGGCGCGAGACGCATGGCAACAGCATGCTCGTCGATCCCTGGGGAACTATCCTTGATCGCAAGCTCAAAGGACCAGGAATCGTCATCGCCGACCTCGAACGAGCCCGCCTCGACGAAGTCCGAGCCAGCCTTCCTGCACTCGGGCACCGTGTCATGTAA
- the tldD gene encoding metalloprotease TldD, producing MTTNAQTLLAQAKKTLLTPYGLDVADLTRVFGKIMAHQVDYADLYFQYSRSEAWSLEEGIVKAGSFNIDEGVGVRALSGEKTAFAYSDDISVQALGDAAAAVRAIAAAGQERRVPTLKRRSGHRLYVPQDPLASLDAASKVRLLERLETLARAEDPRVTQVMAHLAGEYEVILVAGSDGRLAADIRPLVRVSLTVIVEAAGQREQGSAGGGGRTDYDCFNDAVLQGYAREAVHQALTNLVARPAPAGTMTVVLGSGWPGILLHEAVGHGLEGDFNRKGSSTFAGRIGSRVASPGVTIIDDGTMAERRGSLNIDDEGHPTQRTVLIEDGILKGYMQDSLNARLMGVSPTGNGRRESFAHLPLPRMTNTTMANGDKSVEEIIKSVKRGIYAVNFGGGQVDITNGKFVFSMSEAYLIEDGKVGSPVKGATLIGSGPEAMQQVSMIGNDMRLDPGVGTCGKDGQSVPVGVGQPTLRIEGLTVGGTA from the coding sequence ATGACCACAAACGCTCAAACCCTTCTCGCACAGGCCAAAAAAACCCTGCTCACGCCCTACGGCCTGGATGTTGCAGACCTGACACGGGTATTCGGCAAGATCATGGCGCACCAGGTCGATTATGCCGACCTCTATTTCCAATACAGCCGTTCCGAGGCCTGGAGCCTCGAGGAGGGAATCGTCAAGGCTGGCAGTTTCAACATCGACGAGGGGGTCGGCGTACGCGCCCTGTCGGGGGAAAAAACGGCTTTTGCCTACTCCGACGATATCAGCGTCCAGGCCCTCGGCGATGCCGCCGCGGCAGTGCGGGCGATTGCCGCGGCCGGGCAGGAGCGGCGCGTGCCGACGCTGAAGAGACGCAGCGGGCATCGCCTGTATGTGCCACAGGACCCGCTCGCTTCGCTCGACGCAGCCAGCAAGGTCAGACTGCTCGAACGTCTGGAGACGCTGGCACGCGCCGAGGATCCTCGGGTGACGCAGGTGATGGCACATCTCGCCGGCGAATATGAGGTGATTCTGGTGGCCGGCAGCGACGGCCGGCTGGCGGCCGACATTCGGCCGTTGGTACGGGTCTCGCTGACGGTCATCGTCGAAGCAGCCGGCCAGCGCGAACAGGGCTCGGCGGGCGGCGGTGGCCGTACCGATTACGACTGTTTCAACGATGCCGTGCTGCAGGGCTATGCACGCGAAGCCGTGCATCAGGCGCTGACCAATCTCGTCGCGCGTCCGGCGCCGGCGGGTACGATGACGGTTGTCCTGGGTTCTGGCTGGCCGGGCATCCTCCTGCACGAGGCCGTCGGGCATGGACTGGAAGGCGATTTCAACCGCAAGGGCAGTTCGACCTTTGCCGGCCGCATCGGCAGCCGCGTCGCCTCACCGGGAGTCACCATCATCGACGATGGCACGATGGCCGAACGGCGTGGTTCGCTGAACATCGATGACGAAGGCCATCCGACGCAGCGAACGGTCTTGATCGAAGACGGCATCCTCAAAGGCTACATGCAGGACAGTCTCAACGCCAGGCTGATGGGTGTTTCCCCGACCGGCAATGGTCGCCGCGAGTCGTTTGCGCACCTGCCGCTGCCCCGCATGACCAACACCACGATGGCAAACGGCGACAAGAGCGTCGAAGAGATCATCAAATCGGTCAAGAGGGGCATCTATGCGGTCAATTTTGGTGGCGGGCAGGTAGACATCACCAACGGCAAGTTCGTCTTCTCGATGTCCGAGGCGTACCTGATCGAAGACGGCAAGGTGGGCTCACCGGTCAAGGGAGCGACCCTGATCGGTAGCGGACCGGAGGCCATGCAACAGGTGTCGATGATCGGCAACGACATGCGTCTAGACCCCGGCGTCGGTACCTGCGGGAAGGATGGCCAGAGCGTGCCGGTGGGCGTTGGCCAGCCGACCCTGCGCATTGAAGGTTTGACAGTTGGCGGGACGGCCTAG
- a CDS encoding mechanosensitive ion channel, giving the protein MWAIPLLSKLSATLSWLLCCLFLASTGAPVIAAESAHLQEATLHYHFRPIVTFRTTLMGMTPETRVRRALARLDTLAANQMGEPVEVTPFTVDGKRGINLRIGQLVLFNVLEGDLDPEEKLSLDEAGRRAASEMQAALQAASEQNRPMVLLKGAGLSILATAIALLLLWLIRRATTLMVRHLQVVIEAENASSRLRWARHGWLLVKRLAQLLMGFLWLNVAYLWLTYVLARFPLTEPLGDRLTDFLFGLLETLGAGLLGAMPALTTALVILFLTKAFNDALGNFFKAAKEGRVQVPGLHPETVTATHRLVNILVWGLGIAIAYPFIPMSDSDAFKGLSVMFGFMLTLGSAGIVNQLMSGLVLVYSRALSVGDFVDIGEHVGVVSEVGALSTKMINMRNEEVTIPNAVLVGNPIRNYSRLAGARGTLVSTKVTIGYDTPWRQVHAMLIAAAEQTPGLRALPKPFVYQRSLADWYVEYELFAHMDKPLERVPVLSALHANIQDQFNTYGVQIMSPHFVSQPRNNVVVPPEGWHAPPAAPDAPPPQP; this is encoded by the coding sequence ATGTGGGCGATCCCGCTCCTGTCGAAGTTATCCGCGACGCTGTCATGGCTGCTGTGCTGTCTTTTCCTGGCAAGTACGGGGGCGCCGGTCATCGCCGCCGAATCGGCCCATCTGCAGGAAGCGACCCTCCACTATCATTTCCGGCCGATCGTCACCTTCCGAACGACCCTGATGGGCATGACCCCCGAGACGCGTGTCCGCAGGGCGCTGGCTCGCCTCGATACCCTGGCTGCGAACCAGATGGGGGAGCCGGTCGAAGTGACGCCATTCACGGTTGACGGCAAGCGTGGAATCAATTTGCGGATTGGGCAACTGGTTCTCTTCAACGTCCTGGAGGGGGACCTGGACCCCGAAGAGAAGCTCTCGCTCGACGAAGCGGGGCGGCGTGCGGCCAGTGAGATGCAAGCAGCGCTGCAGGCGGCAAGCGAGCAAAATCGTCCGATGGTGCTGCTGAAGGGGGCCGGACTATCGATACTGGCCACCGCCATTGCGCTGCTGCTGCTGTGGCTGATTCGTCGCGCGACGACGCTGATGGTACGCCATTTACAGGTAGTCATCGAAGCCGAGAATGCCTCCAGCCGGCTTCGCTGGGCACGTCACGGCTGGTTGTTGGTGAAGCGACTCGCGCAATTGCTGATGGGCTTTCTGTGGTTGAACGTCGCCTATCTCTGGCTGACCTACGTGCTGGCACGCTTTCCGCTCACCGAGCCGCTCGGTGACCGCCTGACCGACTTTCTGTTCGGGTTGCTCGAAACACTCGGTGCCGGCCTGCTCGGCGCCATGCCGGCGCTGACCACGGCACTGGTGATTCTATTCCTGACCAAGGCCTTCAACGATGCGCTCGGCAACTTCTTCAAGGCCGCCAAGGAAGGCCGGGTGCAGGTACCTGGACTACACCCGGAGACGGTCACCGCAACCCACCGGCTCGTCAACATCCTCGTCTGGGGCTTGGGAATCGCCATTGCCTACCCGTTCATTCCGATGTCTGACAGCGACGCTTTCAAGGGCTTGTCGGTAATGTTCGGCTTCATGTTGACGCTCGGCTCGGCGGGGATCGTCAACCAGTTGATGAGTGGTCTGGTGCTGGTCTATTCGCGTGCTCTGTCGGTCGGTGATTTTGTCGACATTGGTGAACATGTCGGTGTGGTCAGCGAGGTCGGCGCGCTGTCGACCAAGATGATCAACATGCGCAACGAGGAGGTGACCATTCCCAACGCGGTTCTGGTCGGCAATCCGATCCGGAACTACTCGCGTCTGGCCGGCGCGCGTGGCACGCTGGTGTCGACCAAGGTGACCATCGGCTACGATACGCCGTGGCGGCAGGTGCATGCGATGCTGATTGCCGCCGCCGAGCAGACACCGGGTTTGCGGGCGCTCCCCAAACCGTTCGTCTATCAGCGTAGTCTCGCCGACTGGTATGTCGAATATGAACTGTTCGCGCACATGGACAAGCCGCTCGAGCGGGTGCCGGTATTATCGGCGCTGCATGCCAACATCCAGGACCAGTTCAACACCTACGGGGTGCAGATCATGTCGCCGCACTTCGTCAGCCAGCCCCGCAACAATGTAGTCGTTCCTCCTGAGGGGTGGCATGCGCCGCCGGCAGCGCCGGACGCCCCGCCACCGCAGCCCTGA
- a CDS encoding fused MFS/spermidine synthase produces MISFATTVFLSAFLLFQIQPIIAKMILPWFGGSSSVWSTCLVFFQAELLLGYLYVHLLHEWLSPRRQNVVHAVLLLLSLATLPVIADPAWKEAAFAHPTWNVLVVLASAVGMPYLLLSTTGPLMQAWYARSFTSLMPYRLYALSNLASMLALLSYPVLVEPYFPVFEQAWAWSVAYALFVLACLGSAWQSWKGVASEVERPHADAAPRPAWSECLLWVGLAMTASILLLAMTRHLTQDVAPIPFLWVLPLSLYLLSFILCFDAPRYYYRPGFLVALPIALLALDRVLDGGSLPVPILIAAMSLSLFIFCMVCHGELVRRRPAVRHLTLFYLMLSIGGALGGSFVGLLAPAVFEAYFELPIGLFLCALLVVIVLWHDLKPAWRWLLAVVLLAYGCRLVGISVDYVQDYRHVLRNFYGQLRVLDKNDEALGLKRTMLHGEIYHGEQFISPAYNRRPTAYYCEKSGIGQALLNLAIDRPRKIGVLGLGAGTLASYGRPGDEMRMYEINEQVLDLARRDFSYLADSAAQIVPVLGDGRLMLESEAVQHFDLLAIDAFSGDSIPTHLLTIEAIRAYLRHIKNEGVLAMHITNRYLDLRPVVAAAARQLDMHALIVTLDADADDAFCRDSVWVMMARPEAALGLQEKIRGAAPLVPRPGFAVWTDGFSNLLKILK; encoded by the coding sequence ATGATCAGCTTCGCCACCACCGTATTCCTCTCGGCCTTTCTGCTGTTCCAGATTCAGCCGATCATCGCCAAGATGATCCTGCCGTGGTTCGGCGGTTCGTCGTCGGTGTGGAGTACCTGCCTGGTCTTTTTCCAGGCCGAACTGCTGCTTGGCTACCTGTACGTACACCTTCTCCACGAGTGGCTTTCTCCTCGCCGCCAGAATGTCGTGCATGCCGTCCTGTTGCTCCTGAGCCTGGCGACCCTGCCGGTGATTGCCGATCCGGCGTGGAAGGAAGCGGCGTTTGCCCATCCGACCTGGAACGTACTCGTCGTTCTTGCCTCGGCGGTCGGCATGCCCTATTTGCTGCTGTCAACCACCGGGCCGCTGATGCAGGCCTGGTACGCACGATCATTCACGAGCCTGATGCCCTACCGGCTGTACGCACTCTCAAATTTGGCATCGATGCTCGCACTGCTGAGCTACCCGGTACTCGTTGAACCATACTTTCCGGTTTTCGAGCAAGCCTGGGCCTGGTCGGTGGCATACGCCCTCTTCGTCCTGGCGTGTCTGGGCAGTGCCTGGCAGTCGTGGAAAGGGGTAGCCAGCGAAGTCGAAAGGCCACATGCCGATGCGGCACCTCGCCCGGCATGGAGCGAGTGTCTGTTGTGGGTTGGTCTGGCGATGACCGCCTCGATCCTGTTGCTGGCGATGACCCGCCATCTGACGCAGGACGTCGCGCCGATTCCTTTCCTGTGGGTCTTGCCGCTAAGCCTCTATCTGCTGAGTTTCATCCTCTGCTTTGATGCCCCAAGGTACTATTACCGGCCCGGATTCCTCGTGGCGCTGCCGATCGCCTTGCTGGCTCTTGACCGGGTTCTCGACGGCGGCAGCCTGCCGGTACCGATCCTCATTGCCGCGATGTCGCTGTCCCTGTTCATCTTCTGCATGGTCTGTCACGGCGAGCTGGTCAGGCGCCGGCCAGCGGTTCGCCATCTGACCCTGTTCTACCTGATGCTCTCGATTGGCGGCGCGCTCGGCGGGAGCTTTGTCGGGTTGCTGGCGCCGGCCGTGTTCGAGGCCTACTTCGAACTGCCGATCGGCCTGTTCCTCTGCGCTCTGCTGGTGGTCATCGTTCTCTGGCACGATCTCAAACCGGCGTGGCGCTGGCTGCTGGCGGTCGTGCTGCTTGCCTACGGCTGTCGTCTGGTCGGGATCTCGGTCGACTACGTCCAAGACTACCGACATGTGCTGCGCAACTTCTACGGCCAGTTGCGTGTGCTCGACAAAAACGACGAAGCGCTGGGTCTGAAGCGCACGATGTTGCACGGGGAAATTTACCACGGAGAACAGTTCATCTCCCCCGCCTACAACCGGCGACCCACGGCCTACTATTGCGAGAAGTCGGGGATTGGCCAGGCGCTACTCAATCTCGCCATCGACCGGCCACGGAAGATCGGGGTTCTTGGTTTGGGCGCCGGGACACTCGCCAGCTACGGCCGGCCGGGGGACGAAATGCGCATGTACGAAATCAACGAACAGGTACTCGACCTGGCTCGCAGGGACTTCAGCTACCTTGCGGATAGCGCAGCGCAGATTGTTCCGGTGCTCGGGGATGGTCGCCTGATGCTTGAAAGCGAAGCGGTCCAGCACTTCGATCTGCTGGCGATCGATGCTTTCTCCGGCGACTCGATCCCGACGCATCTGCTGACCATCGAGGCCATCCGGGCCTATCTGCGCCACATCAAGAACGAGGGTGTGCTGGCCATGCATATCACCAACCGCTATCTCGATTTGCGACCGGTCGTTGCTGCCGCCGCCCGGCAGCTCGACATGCACGCCCTGATCGTCACACTCGATGCGGATGCGGACGATGCCTTCTGCCGCGATTCGGTCTGGGTGATGATGGCCCGACCCGAAGCTGCGCTGGGCCTGCAGGAAAAGATCCGGGGGGCAGCGCCGCTTGTCCCGCGACCGGGCTTCGCGGTGTGGACCGATGGTTTTTCCAACTTGCTGAAAATTCTGAAATGA
- a CDS encoding response regulator transcription factor, with product MDEQGITSRAKLTPVTVLVVDDHPALRAGLRSLIDSDPALRVLAEVESGEAAYAAYRTHCPDTVVMDLSMEGFGGIEAIRRIRKLDPQAAVLVYSVHDSQVLLERALEAGAMGFVTKGSNVETLLLGLKKVAKGESFVSADLLPALLDRHRPSGAAQFNRLTQREFQVFRLLSEGHSLSECASILNLSSKTVSNHFTQIRAKLGVSSLAEMAHMAIRQGLIEP from the coding sequence ATGGACGAGCAAGGCATCACTTCCAGAGCCAAACTGACACCAGTCACGGTACTGGTGGTCGACGACCACCCGGCCCTGCGTGCCGGCCTGCGCAGCCTGATCGATTCCGATCCTGCCCTGCGTGTACTGGCGGAAGTGGAGAGCGGCGAGGCGGCCTACGCCGCCTACCGCACGCACTGTCCGGACACCGTGGTCATGGACCTCAGCATGGAAGGCTTCGGTGGCATCGAAGCCATCCGACGCATTCGCAAGCTTGATCCACAGGCCGCCGTCCTGGTCTACAGCGTGCACGATTCGCAGGTGTTGCTCGAACGAGCGCTCGAGGCCGGAGCCATGGGTTTCGTCACCAAGGGCAGCAACGTTGAAACACTGTTGCTGGGGCTCAAGAAAGTGGCGAAGGGCGAATCCTTCGTCAGCGCCGACCTGTTGCCGGCACTGCTCGACCGCCACCGTCCGTCGGGTGCCGCGCAGTTCAACCGCCTGACGCAGCGTGAATTTCAGGTTTTCAGGCTGCTCAGCGAGGGGCACTCGCTGTCCGAGTGCGCGAGTATTCTCAATTTGAGCAGCAAGACGGTCAGCAACCATTTCACCCAGATCCGGGCCAAGCTCGGTGTTTCCAGTCTTGCAGAAATGGCACATATGGCCATTCGTCAGGGTCTGATCGAACCCTGA